Proteins encoded in a region of the Buchnera aphidicola (Phyllaphis fagi) genome:
- the nusG gene encoding transcription termination/antitermination protein NusG, translating into MYDDHKTHWYVVQVFSGFENRIVQTLKKRIIIEKMEKLFQKILVPTEQIIEKKNGKRKESKFNFFPGYILLKMYINEKSWHLVRNIPKVIGFIGGTSEQPLHISNQEVKKVIYQLSQIRNKSRPKILFEAGEKIRVKDGPFSDFHGVVETMDYDKNRLKVSVSIFGRPTPVELDFNQVEKNV; encoded by the coding sequence ATGTATGATGATCATAAAACACATTGGTATGTTGTACAGGTTTTTTCAGGATTTGAAAATCGTATAGTACAAACACTCAAAAAACGTATAATAATTGAAAAAATGGAAAAATTATTTCAAAAAATATTAGTTCCTACTGAACAGATAATTGAAAAAAAAAACGGAAAACGTAAAGAAAGTAAATTCAATTTTTTTCCAGGATACATTTTACTAAAAATGTATATTAATGAAAAAAGTTGGCATTTAGTTCGAAATATTCCGAAAGTTATAGGATTTATTGGAGGAACATCTGAACAACCCTTACATATTAGTAATCAAGAAGTAAAAAAAGTCATATATCAATTAAGTCAAATAAGAAATAAATCGAGACCTAAGATATTATTTGAAGCTGGAGAAAAAATAAGAGTTAAAGATGGTCCATTTTCAGATTTTCATGGAGTTGTGGAAACTATGGATTATGATAAAAATAGATTAAAAGTTTCAGTATCAATATTTGGAAGACCTACACCAGTAGAGTTGGACTTTAATCAAGTCGAAAAAAATGTATAA
- the secE gene encoding preprotein translocase subunit SecE, with protein MINSIIIIPNAIKKKTINFINEAIIESKKIIWSSKKETLKITLVIFVSSIIISLLLWTLDRIIFYIISSIINLRF; from the coding sequence ATGATTAATTCAATTATAATAATTCCTAATGCAATCAAAAAAAAAACTATCAATTTTATTAATGAAGCTATTATAGAATCAAAAAAAATTATTTGGTCAAGTAAAAAAGAAACCCTGAAAATTACATTAGTTATATTTGTTTCAAGTATTATAATATCTTTACTATTATGGACTTTAGATAGAATAATATTCTATATCATCTCGTCAATTATTAACTTAAGGTTTTAA
- the metF gene encoding methylenetetrahydrofolate reductase: MNSFDNYDSHIFENNIFHITSKINVSFEFFPPKLNTIKNSNFFSSIKKLSILNPDFISITCTSNDNMYNYTYNSVLEIQKKLNVTISPHLIYSNFTDHEIKKIAQNYWNTGIKNLVVLRGDKIQQKNSSLKYASNLIILLKEIANFDISVAAYPEVHPEAKNSQSDLIYLKNKVDLGANRAITQFFFEVEHYLRFRDRCAAIGINVEIIPGILPILDFKQLKNFALMTNVYIPKWIHNMFEGIDSKDHKMNKMIGLSISMNMIKQLCKEGVRHFHFYTLNQYDVTYALCHMLGLRGTN, encoded by the coding sequence ATGAATTCTTTTGATAACTATGATAGTCATATATTTGAAAATAATATTTTTCATATTACTTCTAAAATTAATGTTTCGTTTGAATTTTTCCCACCTAAATTAAATACTATAAAAAATAGTAATTTTTTTTCTTCTATTAAAAAATTAAGTATTTTGAATCCTGATTTTATTTCAATTACATGTACTTCAAATGATAATATGTATAATTATACTTATAATTCAGTTTTAGAAATTCAAAAAAAACTAAATGTTACAATTTCTCCACATTTAATATATTCTAATTTTACTGATCATGAAATAAAAAAAATTGCTCAAAATTATTGGAATACAGGTATTAAAAATTTGGTTGTATTGAGAGGAGATAAAATACAACAAAAAAATAGTTCTTTAAAATATGCTTCAAATTTAATTATTTTATTAAAAGAAATTGCTAATTTTGATATTTCTGTTGCTGCTTATCCTGAAGTACATCCAGAAGCAAAAAATTCTCAATCTGATTTAATATATTTAAAAAATAAAGTAGACTTAGGAGCAAATCGAGCAATTACTCAATTTTTTTTTGAAGTGGAACATTATTTAAGATTTCGAGATCGCTGTGCTGCTATTGGTATAAATGTTGAAATTATTCCAGGAATATTACCTATTTTAGATTTTAAGCAATTAAAAAATTTTGCATTAATGACAAATGTATATATTCCAAAATGGATACATAATATGTTCGAAGGAATTGATAGTAAAGATCATAAAATGAATAAAATGATAGGATTATCTATATCAATGAATATGATTAAACAATTATGTAAAGAAGGAGTTCGACATTTTCATTTTTATACTTTAAATCAATATGATGTAACTTATGCTTTATGTCATATGTTAGGTTTAAGGGGTACAAATTAA
- a CDS encoding argininosuccinate synthase, giving the protein MKKKNTGKVVLAYSGGLDTSVIIPWIIENYSLEVIAFVADVGQSSKELDDIQDKALYSGATDCYVVDLKEKFIKDYIFPVLSTGALYEGNYLLGTAMARPIIAKEQIKLANKIQAIAVCHGATGKGNDQVRFETTYSALAPQLKVLAPWREWNLSSREDLIKYLKDRNIPTTATIEKIYSRDENIWHISTEGGILENPWNAPTLDCWSWTKDLIDTPNTPEYITIKFKKGFPVSINNKSLDLVQCLNFLNKIGSNHGIGRIDIVENRLIGMKSRGCYETPGGTILVQAIRALEQLILDRNSFQWREQLGLSMSSIVYNGLWFSPLRKAIQNSARVFFDLITGCVVLKLYKGNVIPIQKKSKNSLYSEEFATFGQDSVYNHHDAQGFINLFSLSSKIRAIKKINRK; this is encoded by the coding sequence ATGAAAAAAAAAAATACAGGTAAAGTTGTTTTAGCTTATTCTGGAGGTCTAGATACTTCAGTAATTATTCCTTGGATTATAGAAAATTATTCTCTAGAAGTAATCGCTTTTGTTGCTGATGTTGGACAATCTTCTAAAGAATTAGATGATATTCAAGATAAAGCTTTATACTCTGGTGCTACAGATTGTTATGTTGTAGATTTAAAAGAAAAATTTATTAAAGATTATATTTTTCCTGTATTAAGTACAGGTGCATTATATGAAGGTAATTATTTATTAGGTACTGCTATGGCAAGACCGATTATTGCTAAAGAACAAATAAAATTAGCTAATAAAATTCAAGCTATTGCTGTATGTCATGGTGCTACTGGTAAAGGTAATGATCAAGTACGATTTGAAACGACGTATTCTGCTTTAGCACCTCAATTAAAAGTACTTGCTCCTTGGAGAGAATGGAATTTATCTTCTCGAGAAGATTTGATAAAATATTTAAAAGATAGAAACATTCCAACAACCGCTACAATTGAAAAAATATATAGCAGAGATGAAAATATTTGGCATATTTCAACAGAAGGGGGGATTTTAGAAAATCCATGGAATGCTCCCACATTAGATTGTTGGTCATGGACGAAAGATCTAATTGATACACCTAATACACCAGAATATATTACTATTAAATTTAAAAAAGGATTTCCAGTTTCTATAAATAATAAATCATTGGATTTAGTTCAATGTTTAAATTTTTTAAATAAAATTGGTAGTAATCATGGAATAGGACGTATTGATATTGTTGAAAATCGCTTAATAGGTATGAAATCTCGAGGATGTTATGAAACGCCAGGAGGAACTATTTTAGTACAAGCCATTCGAGCTCTTGAACAATTAATATTAGATCGAAATAGTTTTCAATGGCGAGAACAACTTGGTTTATCTATGTCATCAATTGTTTATAATGGATTATGGTTTTCTCCTCTTCGGAAAGCTATACAAAATTCTGCTCGTGTTTTTTTTGATTTAATTACTGGTTGTGTAGTATTAAAATTATATAAAGGTAATGTTATTCCTATTCAAAAAAAATCTAAAAACTCATTATATTCTGAAGAATTTGCTACTTTTGGGCAAGATAGTGTATATAATCATCATGATGCTCAAGGATTTATTAATTTATTTTCATTATCTTCTAAAATACGAGCTATAAAAAAAATAAATAGAAAATAA